One Punica granatum isolate Tunisia-2019 chromosome 3, ASM765513v2, whole genome shotgun sequence genomic window carries:
- the LOC116198936 gene encoding probable potassium transporter 17 — protein MWGVTRRDVTGVGFIESAATQFEAGKSRWRTLLLAYQTLGVVFGSLVTSPLYVYPSMPLTNPTEDDYLGVYSIMFWTLTLIGVVKYTCVALNADDQGEGGTFALYSLLCRNMNIGILKSKRVDSNSNILRNTQPAEKETRLAKFFERSIVARRALLFIAMLGVCMLIGDGTITPAISVLSAIDGLRTPFRSVVSKSLVEALSAIVLIVLFLLQKLGTSKVSFLFSPIMGAWTLSTPLIGTYSIIKHYPGIFKALSPVYIVRYFTRNGKNGWLSLGGTVLCITGSEALFANLGHFNRASIQIAFLFTIYPSLILTYAGQTAYLIKHPSDHSDGFYKFIPSSVYWPIFVISTLAAIVASQSLISATFSVIKQSVVLDYFPRVKVVHTSSSNEGEVYSPEINYILMVLCVAVILIFGDGKDVGNAYGVVVSLVMVITTVLLTLVMITIWRTPAVLIALYITVFFMMEGVYVSAVLTKIQEGGWIPFVISIILAFIMFGWFYGRQRKIEYELTSKIDLERLGVLLSDPCVKRVPGLCFFYMNIHNGLKPILGHYIKNMRSLHEVTIFTTLQYLLVPKVASHERIIVKKLGLKGVYSCVIQYGYADSLNQEGEEIVGQVMSCLQAHLRSVSSFELSCDPLEVEQENSEIEEAKHQGVVHIRGKTQFYMGPNCGWFDKILLPFYEVLHSNCRSALPTLGIPSQEQIEVGMLYEA, from the exons ATGTGGGGCGTGACTCGGCGCGACGTGACGGGCGTTGGGTTCATTGAGTCGGCCGCGACCCAGTTTGAGGCT GGAAAGAGTAGATGGAGGACTCTGCTACTTGCATACCAGACGCTCGGAGTCGTTTTTGGGAGCCTCGTCACGTCTCCTCTGTATGTGTATCCCTCGATGCCGTTGACCAATCCGACAGAGGACGACTACTTGGGAGTATACAGTATCATGTTTTGGACTCTCACTCTCATCGGAGTTGTTAAATATACTTGTGTAGCTCTCAATGCCGATGATCAGGGTGAAG GTGGGACATTTGCATTATACTCGCTGCTCTGTAGGAATATGAACATCGGAATTCTCAAGTCCAAACGCGTAGATTCCAACTCAAATATCTTGAGGAATACCCAGCCAGCTGAAAAGGAAACTAGGCTTGCGAAATTCTTCGAAAGGAGCATCGTTGCTAGAAGAGCACTCCTGTTTATTGCTATGTTGGGCGTGTGCATGCTTATTGGTGATGGTACCATCACCCCTGCAATTTCCG TGCTATCGGCAATCGATGGATTGAGAACACCTTTCCGGTCAGTAGTCAGCAAGT CTCTAGTGGAAGCTCTCTCAGCAATAGTTCTGATAGTGCTGTTCCTTCTCCAAAAGCTCGGAACCTCTAAAGTGAGCTTCCTGTTTTCTCCGATCATGGGGGCATGGACTCTATCCACTCCACTCATTGGAACTTATAGCATCATAAAGCATTACCCGGGCATATTTAAGGCACTGTCTCCTGTCTACATCGTTCGTTACTTCACGAGGAACGGGAAGAATGGCTGGCTTTCACTTGGGGGGACCGTGCTCTGTATTACCG GTTCAGAAGCACTGTTTGCAAATCTTGGGCACTTCAATCGAGCTTCCATTCAG ATAGCATTCCTGTTCACTATTTACCCATCATTGATTCTTACTTATGCGGGTCAGACTGCTTACTTGATCAAGCACCCCAGCGATCACAGCGACGGGTTCTACAAGTTCATTCCTTCCAGCGTTTACTGGCCAATCTTCGTGATTTCCACTTTGGCGGCGATTGTGGCTAGCCAATCGCTGATCTCGGCAACCTTTTCTGTGATCAAGCAGTCGGTAGTACTGGATTACTTTCCTCGGGTCAAGGTGGTTCACACATCCTCGAGCAATGAAGGCGAGGTTTACTCCCCGGAAATCAACTACATCCTCATGGTTCTCTGTGTTGCCGTCATTCTTATCTTTGGAGACGGGAAGGACGTTGGGAATGCTTATG GTGTCGTCGTAAGTCTAGTCATGGTCATAACGACTGTACTCCTGACCCTTGTTATGATCACTATATGGCGGACACCAGCAGTCCTCATCGCTCTCTACATTACAGTATTCTTCATGATGGAGGGTGTTTATGTCAGTGCGGTTCTGACCAAGATCCAGGAGGGCGGGTGGATCCCCTTCGTGATATCAATCATCCTTGCCTTCATCATGTTCGGGTGGTTCTACGGGAGGCAGAGGAAGATAGAGTATGAGCTCACCAGCAAGATTGATCTCGAGAGACTCGGTGTCTTGTTATCTGATCCTTGCGTTAAGAGGGTCCCGGGCTTGTGCTTCTTCTACATGAACATCCACAATGGCTTAAAGCCGATCCTCGGGCACTACATCAAGAACATGAGGTCTCTCCACGAGGTCACGATCTTCACTACTCTCCAGTACTTATTGGTCCCGAAGGTAGCCTCGCATGAGAGGATCATAGTTAAGAAGCTCGGGCTCAAGGGGGTGTACAGTTGCGTGATCCAATACGGGTACGCAGACTCACTCAATCAGGAGGGGGAAGAAATTGTAGGCCAAGTCATGAGCTGCTTGCAAGCCCATTTGAGGAGTGTGTCAAGCTTCGAGTTGTCCTGTGACCCTCTGGAAGTCGAGCAGGAGAATTCCGAAATAGAAGAGGCAAAGCATCAAGGCGTGGTCCACATCCGAGGGAAGACCCAGTTCTACA